The genomic stretch CGACGGATTTTGAGTGGTAAAACCTCTCTAGCAAAGAGTGGAAAAGAACCACGGCGCGAACCATCATAAATTTACTATATCGAAAGTGTTTACACAACGCCGTGGGTTTTTCAATGAAGCAATGAACGCTACTAGGCGGCTTACAAGAAGTATATATAGACGGTGGTGATGATCCAATCCTCCTGGCGAAGGGCCCAAGTCTCTCAGTGATCGGAGCACTCCACTCGTCGGAACTTAGGTGGTCTTTATATGAATTTAGATCACAACATAACAACATATGTTGCGACtttggggggagggggggggtttGTTACAAATGTGTCTTCAAAATGCTAATATGAGTTTGTTTTTGAACAACCACAAAATAAAATGGTATAACAATGCTCCAATAGCACAAAAGTTCGacgttttttttttcgataaagggaatatattaatatcaaaagataccaattacacccagcctccgcaacaacgcaccaccctaatggcactacagatgcacacagccaaaaaaagaaaagaaaactaagaaacaaaagtcccgctacagtatctcgggcctaacaacaacaatacatccaccgctaagacaacacctgaaatacagactctccaaaaacgacgccttcaagaagggaacagtgctctaacaccgttgtcgcccgatcaaatatcttaggttttcaccctgaagatagtccccgctctcaaaacaatgcctccaacaaggtcattgccagacacaaccagttaaggccagatcttgggttttcaccctgaaaggtaggactctgaacttcaccgtgTTGTCGCCCCTACTTTCATATCGCcgtctgtgaagcccggaacaccaagccggttccatctcaccaccaatatccgaccaccattgctcttccaccaatcttgactttcatgaccttctccgccagcaccatggaaagaaaacaagctccatgatattaacagccagcagagcttcgaagcgctccctctgaaaccaaacggttagataaaaaacatgggtgcgctcgaCCGAAAACACCCAATCCAGCAACCTTCAagcattgatcgcacaatgaatttcgccgacgggaccttccggaacacgacaatccagcaaGCTCGGTGGGAAGAAGCTTCCGAACGATCTTCACTTGGTGCGAGAGAAACCATAGGACTgccacctttattaggcagaacggcaggccccctcgccgccgcccgccggcaacCTGCTCCGCCGTGGACGCCGCACTCTACCAGCGGCCATGAGGCAGCAAAGAGAACGGCGATGACCAAGCAGGGTCGACCCCGACCAGAACCGGCCCAGCCATGCAACGAAGAAGACCGGATAGGTAGCACGGGAATCACCTAGATCAAGATCTGGAGTTTTCCTCAACGCCACCCAATCTGGCCCAGATCTTCACCGCCGGACAAGGCGCCGCCGGAGGAGAGtctccgccaccaccccgaccAGGGGCGCCGCCCTGGTCGCTGCACGCAGAtgagccgccaccaccgccctagcagccatggcgcaGATCTCCGGCGTTCACCACCCCAGTCCACCTTCGAGGGttgggcccgccgccaccgcggcaagggccggcggcagcggcggctaaaGGAGCAGGCGGAGGGGGctgtaggcggcggcggcgcggtattgCCCCGGTGTCGCCCTAGGGAGCGACACGGGCGCGAGGCAGGGACTGTACCAGTTGTAGCCTTCTCTATGGCCGGGTGTGACCCCTTTCGAGAATGAAAGTGAATTTCTCTCGATGCGGACGTCACTGCTGGCCTTCCTGGCAACGAGCGGCGTGAGAGGTGGGCGAGAACCGCTGGCTGCGGCAGCGGGAAGGTGATGGGCGGCGGGATGGCGTGCGCAGGACACGCCTCGGAGACAAAAGTTCTACGTGCATGGTGTATATGCTGCAATAATCGGATGAACAAGATTTACCGTTTTAGTGACATCCATCAATCCTTGACTACTCCCTCTGTTACATATTAGTTGTTACTTTTATTGTGTAATTGCACTCATCCGATTATTTTAGTTGTTTTCTTTGTTATTTTTGTGAAATCAATcgattcttttttattttctttgcagTTGCTATTTTAATCTTCATTTGATTTCTATGCGAAATCGAGGattgctttttttcttttctgttttcagtCAACAAATTAAGAGGTTTGGGAAAGCAGAACAAATTAAAGGAACTGAATGATTTCGCATATAAACTAGTCGACTGAAACCGTTAAAAAaaagggtgtgcctatgtctcagttgactgagattttcttaagtttcagtcaactcagaaaagtgcaactgcagttcaaaaaaGGTGCAACTtagttcagttgcacatttctggcagaaaagtgcaattgcacttttttaacagaaaagtgcaactcaagtacttttttgtaagtgacttaaacttaagaaaatctcagttgactgagacatagcaaaaccgtaaaaAAAAACGAGTACTTACACGCGAGGTGTGCTCCTTGATACCCTGATCCTGGGACGAACACCAGGCCCTGACCTTAATCGCCAAACGCGCGCGCGGTCTGGGCACTCCACGGCCCCCACACTCAGCTGTCAGCGGTAGATCGCCGGCCGGCCAGTCCACGTATGTTTGCTTCGTGCAAAGCTTTCCCGCTGCGCGCGCAGATCTCTGTTCCCTCTCTCCACTATGGCCTTAACCATTAAGGAACCAGGTCACCTCCCTCTCCTACCTAATCCAAGCTCGCGCGCGCGCGCCCTATATAGCCAACGCAAACACGAGCACTGAGACGGCTCCGGTTCATGCATTCCTTCTCCGGTAGCTCGATCGACGTCTCACAACCCCACAGCTGAGTTCGTagcacaagcaagccggtgatcgGATCGAGGCAGACGGCCGCGGCGCGCAAGCTGGTCCGACATGCACAGAGCTTCACCGTGcaactcttcttcttcgtcttcgtcttccccACGCAGCAGCAAGCGCGCCCGCCTCGACGCCCTCGCCGCCTCCGGCATCGGCAGGCTCCTTCCCTGGCCTTCCCCGCGCGGTCCGGCCAGCCATGGCGTCGCCCTTTCTggcagcctcttcttcctcttccgctTCGTCGCCCCTCTCTTACCTGATCCCTAGGCCGCCTTCTTCCTCCCTCGTGCCGCAACAACCGCAAGGCGGCTTCTCGTGCGGTGCGCAGCAGGCCGGAGCATACGGCGGCAACGGCTTcggcggcgcgggcgtcgaggcggcggcggcggtgaggcagGGCGGCAGGCACGCGGGCCACCCGCCGCTGCCGCGCCCGCCGCCCAGGCAGTGCCCGCGGTGCAGGTCCGCCAACACCAAGTTCTGCTACTACAACAACTACAGCCGCAAGCAGCCGCGCTACTTCTGCCGCGCGTGCCGCCGCCACTGGACCGAGGGCGGCACGCTCCGCGACGTGCCCGTCGGCGGCGGCCGCAAGAACAGGCGCAACGGCGGAGGCAACAAGGGGGGCGCGAAGGCGCCTTCCACCACCACCGGCACGGCGTCCtccgctgcggcggcggcggaagccgGTCATGTCCAGGGCGGCATCGGATCCGGCGCCCTCGAAGGGTTCGTCCCGGCCGACGTCCTAAGGCAGATGCTGTTCCAGCCTGCCAGCTTCACGGCCGTCGGCGGGGGTAGCGGCGGCTACAGCATCGACATGGGCGCGTGGCAGCAAATGGCGGCTGCTACGGCAGCACCGCAGGGCGACCAAGATGTTGGCACGGTCGGAGGAACGGCGCCGGCGGCAGATGCGAACTGCGGCGCCGGAGTGCAGTTCTGGAGCGGGTGGCAGGCGCAAGATGACATGTCCGGTTTCGATGCGCCTTTCTAAGTACGTGAGCTTCAGAGTTCAGGCTGCCCGGCCTTCAGTGGCGCGACGTCGATGATCCATACCAACAAATGACAATCTAAGTTATTGGGTCTGCCACTAGTAACATTGTCATCAGTATTTATACGCGCGTAACTATATGCGTATATCCGAACGCATGAAGTACTACGTAGTACGTACTATATGAAGAGTTTGCCCTTTGACCGTGCAAGGTTTGTGAGGTTATTTTCACTCTGCTACATGTGTGTATATTCTGCATATTCAAGTAATTTTAACTCAACTCTCAATTGTAATGGCCATTTTATATGTAACCTACATTTATAACCGAAATGTC from Lolium rigidum isolate FL_2022 chromosome 4, APGP_CSIRO_Lrig_0.1, whole genome shotgun sequence encodes the following:
- the LOC124705942 gene encoding dof zinc finger protein DOF1.6-like, translated to MASPFLAASSSSSASSPLSYLIPRPPSSSLVPQQPQGGFSCGAQQAGAYGGNGFGGAGVEAAAAVRQGGRHAGHPPLPRPPPRQCPRCRSANTKFCYYNNYSRKQPRYFCRACRRHWTEGGTLRDVPVGGGRKNRRNGGGNKGGAKAPSTTTGTASSAAAAAEAGHVQGGIGSGALEGFVPADVLRQMLFQPASFTAVGGGSGGYSIDMGAWQQMAAATAAPQGDQDVGTVGGTAPAADANCGAGVQFWSGWQAQDDMSGFDAPF